From Verrucomicrobiota bacterium, one genomic window encodes:
- a CDS encoding helix-turn-helix domain-containing protein yields MRVARKIELAPEEEVKLTVISKGRRTSVRLAERAKIVLLAAQGKENQEIGETLGITRQNQLTADR; encoded by the coding sequence ATGAGAGTAGCCCGCAAAATCGAACTCGCCCCAGAGGAAGAAGTGAAGCTTACAGTGATCAGCAAAGGTCGGCGGACTTCGGTTCGCTTGGCCGAGCGGGCCAAGATCGTCCTGCTGGCCGCTCAGGGAAAGGAAAACCAGGAGATCGGAGAGACTCTTGGAATCACGCGGCAGAACCAACTTACAGCAGATCGCTAA